DNA from Mesorhizobium sp. B2-1-1:
CACCATCGGATTGACTGTCCCGCACATCACCAATCCGTTCTTCACCGATGTCGTGTCAGTCATCCAGCAGGCCTTCGACCGCGCCGGCTATGCGGTCATGCTGTGCTGCACGGACGAGGACCTCAACACCCAGGACGACCAGATCAGGCTGCTGCTCGACCGTATGGTCGACGGGCTGATCGTGGCGCGCGTCGGCGATGGGACGATCCTCAAGCGCATCGTCGACGACGCCAACGTGCCGGTCGTCCTGCTTGACCGCATCTGCGACGGTGTCGACACGGATGCCGTGGTGCTCGACAACCAGCGCGCCGTGTTCGACGCCATCACCTACCTGATACATCTCGGGCACCGGCGCATCGGCTACATCACCGGAACGTCGGATATCTCACCGATGCATGATCGCATGGCCGGATATCGCGAAGCGCTTCAGGCAGCCGGCCTGCCGGTCGCCGAGGAGCTGGTACGTTCCGGCAATTTTCACGAGATCGACGGCTATAACGCGGCCATGCAGCTGTTGTCGCTGCACGACAGGCCGAGCGCGATCTTCTCCGCCAACAATCCGATGGTGATCGGCACCATGAAGGCGATCCGCGATATCGGCCTGTCCTGCCCGGAAGATGTTTCGATCGCCTGTTTCGACGATTTTCCGTGGTCGGACGTGTTTGTCCCGCAACTGACCACGGTGGCACAGCCGGTGCAGGCGATCGGCGAACAGGCGGCCAATTTGCTGCTCGACCGCCTTGCCGGAAATCGCGACGCGCCGCCGCGCAAGCTGGTGCTCAAGGGCCGGTTGATGATCCGCAATTCATGCCGACCGCTGGGAGCGGTGGCGCAGAGCGTGAGTGCGTAGAGCGGTTCAGTGGTTGAATCGCTATCGGCAAGCGCCGAGCTGGAAATCTCACGCCGCTTGCGACAGCGATTTGTGGGCGTCGGCCAGGATTTCGAAGGACCTCACCCGAGCCGCATGATCGAATATCTGCGCGGTGACCATCAATTCGTCGGCGCCGGTGCGGCGAACGAAGGCGTCGATGCCTTGCCGCACCGTTTCCGGCGAGCCGACGACGGCGCAGGACAGCGCCTGGCCGAGCATGGACTTGGCCATCGGATCGAGATCGCGGTCATAGTTCTCGACCGGTGGCGGCAATTTTCCGGGGCGGCCGGTGCGCAGATTGACGAAAGCCTGCTGCAGCGAGGTGAACAGCAGTCGTGCCTCAGTGTCGGTGGGCGCCGCAAAGACGTTGAGGCCGAGCATGACATAGGGCTTGTCGAGCTGTTCCGACGGCTGGAAGCGGGAGCGGTAGATGTCCAGCGCATGGTCTAGCTCGGCCGGCGCGAAATGCGAAGCGAAGGCGTAGGGCAGGCCGAGCATGGCGGCAAGCTGGGCGCCATACAGGCTGGAGCCGAGGATCCAGACCGGCACGGTCTGGCCTTCACCCGGCACGGCGCGCAGCCGCTGGCCCTCTTCCGCCGGCAGGAAATAGCCCATCAGCTCGACGACGTCCTGCGGAAAATTGTCGGCACCGGCCTCGAGATTGCGGCGCAAGGCGCGCGCCGTGTTCATGTCCGTGCCGGGCGCCCTGCCGAGGCCGAGATCGATGCGGCCGGGGAACAAGGCGGCCAGCGTGCCGAACTGCTCGGCGATGACCAGCGGCGAGTGATTGGGCAACATGATGCCGCCGGCGCCGACGCGAATGGTCTTGGTGCCGCCCGCGACATGGGCAATGACGACCGAGGTGGCGGCACTTGCGATGCCCGGCATGTTATGATGCTCGGCCAGCCAATAGCGCTTGTAGCCCAGCCGCTCGGCATGGCGGGCAAGATCGAGCGAATTGGCCAGCGACTGCGAGGCATCGCTGCCTTCGACGATCGGCGACAGGTCGAGGACGGAAAGGGCTGCCATGTCAGGTCTCCACGAGGTTTATCTCAAGCACCCTGCCTCGAAGGCCGTGCGGTCGGGAATGAGGATGCCAAGCCGCCCCCGAGCGCATCGGCAAATCCGCTGGCCGCGGCCATGCGTTTCTGCTCGGCGGGGCTGCCGCGATGATGGACAGGAAATGCAAGC
Protein-coding regions in this window:
- a CDS encoding LacI family DNA-binding transcriptional regulator — protein: MLHVAEAARVSVATVSALINGTATVSPELSQRIEQAIRDIGYKRNAIARSLKMGTTRTIGLTVPHITNPFFTDVVSVIQQAFDRAGYAVMLCCTDEDLNTQDDQIRLLLDRMVDGLIVARVGDGTILKRIVDDANVPVVLLDRICDGVDTDAVVLDNQRAVFDAITYLIHLGHRRIGYITGTSDISPMHDRMAGYREALQAAGLPVAEELVRSGNFHEIDGYNAAMQLLSLHDRPSAIFSANNPMVIGTMKAIRDIGLSCPEDVSIACFDDFPWSDVFVPQLTTVAQPVQAIGEQAANLLLDRLAGNRDAPPRKLVLKGRLMIRNSCRPLGAVAQSVSA
- a CDS encoding LLM class flavin-dependent oxidoreductase, with translation MAALSVLDLSPIVEGSDASQSLANSLDLARHAERLGYKRYWLAEHHNMPGIASAATSVVIAHVAGGTKTIRVGAGGIMLPNHSPLVIAEQFGTLAALFPGRIDLGLGRAPGTDMNTARALRRNLEAGADNFPQDVVELMGYFLPAEEGQRLRAVPGEGQTVPVWILGSSLYGAQLAAMLGLPYAFASHFAPAELDHALDIYRSRFQPSEQLDKPYVMLGLNVFAAPTDTEARLLFTSLQQAFVNLRTGRPGKLPPPVENYDRDLDPMAKSMLGQALSCAVVGSPETVRQGIDAFVRRTGADELMVTAQIFDHAARVRSFEILADAHKSLSQAA